In Synechococcus sp. KORDI-100, a single window of DNA contains:
- a CDS encoding type II secretion system F family protein: MASFVATYNSSTGQPRNLTLKAADLVEAKRLLRRRGIKAIELKAADTGKKGSGNDSKEEQRSLLSFDLGRAFEKPPGVKEKAVFASKLAALVDAGVPIVRSLDLMATQQKLPMFKRALTKVSLDVNEGVSVGAAIRQWPKVFDQLSVAMVEAGEAGGVLDESLKRLAKLLEDNAKLQNQIKGALGYPVAVLVIAILVFLGMTIFLIPTFAGIFEDLGAELPAFTQLLVDLSKLLRSTTALYIVGVILVTIWLFSRYYSTYKGRRNVDRLVLKLPLFGNLIMMTATAQFCRIFSSLTRAGVPILMSLEISSQTAGNTIISDAIIASRTMVQEGVLLSTALIRQKVLPDMALNMLAIGEETGEMDKMLSKVADFYEDEVSAMVKALTSMLEPAMIVVVGGIVGSILLAMYLPMFTIFDQIQ, encoded by the coding sequence ATGGCCTCGTTCGTCGCCACCTACAACAGCTCCACGGGCCAGCCTCGCAACCTCACGCTGAAGGCTGCGGATCTGGTGGAAGCCAAACGCTTGCTGCGGCGGCGGGGCATCAAGGCCATTGAACTGAAAGCCGCAGATACCGGCAAAAAAGGCTCCGGCAACGACAGCAAGGAAGAACAACGGTCCCTGCTGTCGTTTGACCTTGGACGCGCCTTCGAGAAACCACCGGGGGTCAAGGAGAAGGCTGTTTTTGCGAGCAAGCTCGCAGCACTCGTCGATGCCGGGGTGCCGATCGTGCGCAGCCTGGATCTGATGGCAACACAACAGAAACTACCGATGTTCAAACGAGCGCTCACCAAAGTGAGCCTCGATGTGAACGAAGGCGTCTCAGTTGGCGCCGCCATACGCCAGTGGCCAAAGGTTTTTGATCAGCTGAGTGTGGCCATGGTGGAAGCGGGAGAAGCGGGTGGTGTACTTGACGAATCTCTCAAGCGACTGGCGAAGTTGTTGGAAGACAACGCAAAGTTGCAAAATCAAATCAAAGGCGCGCTTGGATATCCCGTCGCCGTTCTCGTGATTGCAATCCTGGTCTTTCTGGGAATGACAATCTTTTTGATTCCAACATTTGCTGGAATCTTTGAGGATCTTGGAGCAGAACTGCCAGCCTTTACACAGCTGCTTGTCGACCTAAGCAAGTTACTTCGTTCGACGACCGCTCTCTACATCGTCGGCGTGATCTTGGTCACCATATGGCTCTTCAGTCGCTACTACAGCACTTACAAGGGTCGCCGCAACGTTGATCGCCTCGTCCTCAAATTGCCCCTCTTCGGCAACCTGATCATGATGACAGCGACAGCGCAGTTCTGTCGCATCTTCAGCTCACTCACAAGAGCCGGTGTACCAATTCTGATGTCTCTGGAAATTTCCAGTCAGACAGCTGGAAACACGATCATCTCAGACGCCATCATTGCCTCTCGAACCATGGTGCAGGAGGGAGTGTTGCTGAGCACGGCACTGATTCGCCAGAAGGTTCTGCCGGACATGGCACTCAACATGCTGGCAATTGGAGAAGAAACTGGAGAAATGGACAAGATGTTGAGCAAGGTTGCCGACTTCTACGAAGATGAAGTGAGCGCCATGGTGAAAGCGCTGACCTCGATGCTGGAACCCGCCATGATTGTGGTTGTGGGAGGGATTGTCGGTTCAATTCTTCTCGCGATGTATCTGCCGATGTTCACAATCTTCGATCAGATTCAATAG
- a CDS encoding type IV pilus twitching motility protein PilT: MELMIEDLMEQLVGGGGSDLHLAAGQPPYGRFSGELRPMTEDPLTEEACNRLIFSMLNNGQRKTLEQTWELDCAYGLKGVARFRVNVYRQKGSYAACLRALGSNIPSAELLNLPPVVMETSKRPRGLVLVTGPTGSGKTTTLAALLDHINHTRSEHILTIEDPIEFVYKSDKSLVHQRQLNEDTRSFGNALRAALREDPDVILVGEMRDLETIQLAISAAETGHLVFGTLHTSSAAQTVDRMVDVFPPAQQTQIRVQLSGSLVAVFSQTLCRRHNPKPGQFGRVMAQEILINTAATANLIREGKTAQLYSQIQTGGELGMQTLEKALADLVTAGDITRSEGLAKASKPGELERLISDD, encoded by the coding sequence GTGGAGCTGATGATCGAAGATCTGATGGAGCAGCTTGTCGGAGGCGGCGGCAGCGATCTGCATCTCGCGGCGGGACAACCCCCTTACGGACGCTTCAGCGGAGAACTCCGACCGATGACGGAGGATCCACTCACGGAAGAGGCCTGCAACCGGCTGATCTTCTCGATGCTCAACAACGGTCAGCGCAAAACACTTGAGCAGACGTGGGAGCTGGATTGCGCCTACGGCCTGAAAGGGGTCGCCCGTTTCCGCGTGAACGTCTACCGGCAGAAGGGCAGCTATGCCGCCTGCCTGAGAGCTCTGGGCAGCAATATTCCAAGCGCCGAATTGCTGAATCTGCCCCCTGTGGTGATGGAGACCAGCAAACGACCCCGGGGACTCGTTCTGGTGACTGGACCGACCGGATCAGGCAAGACAACCACCCTGGCTGCACTGCTGGATCACATCAATCACACCCGTTCGGAACACATCCTCACCATCGAGGATCCAATCGAATTCGTCTACAAGAGCGACAAAAGCCTGGTGCACCAGCGACAGCTGAACGAAGACACCCGCAGCTTTGGAAACGCTCTGCGTGCCGCGTTGCGCGAAGACCCTGACGTGATTCTGGTGGGAGAAATGCGAGATCTCGAGACGATTCAACTGGCGATCAGCGCTGCCGAGACAGGCCACCTGGTCTTCGGCACGTTGCACACCAGTTCCGCTGCTCAGACGGTCGACCGCATGGTGGATGTGTTTCCACCCGCCCAGCAAACCCAGATTCGAGTCCAGCTCTCGGGAAGTCTTGTCGCCGTCTTCTCCCAGACACTTTGCCGACGTCACAACCCCAAACCGGGACAATTCGGCCGAGTGATGGCTCAGGAGATCCTGATCAACACCGCCGCAACGGCGAACCTGATCCGTGAAGGCAAAACAGCGCAGCTCTACTCACAGATTCAGACCGGTGGAGAACTGGGCATGCAGACCCTGGAAAAAGCCCTGGCCGATCTTGTGACGGCAGGGGACATCACTCGCTCGGAAGGGCTTGCCAAAGCCAGCAAACCCGGCGAACTGGAACGGCTGATCAGTGATGACTGA
- a CDS encoding GspE/PulE family protein — MDLDGWKAIPAIPVSLDEHHLAVAVPSHWEGPQGEELVSRLSKLNREIVLQPALQSDLEAAWTNSQSASNSETQSAAASAADAAGTSETNESSSQDVEETAASYLEEFSAEGVLEEDPEEQAQINSSTVDLEESLRDAEASPVVTLVDRILLQAMSVSASDIHVEPQQKGLRLRYRQDGVLQQYIEPLPSRLIPAVTSRFKILADLDIAERRQAQDGRIRRRYRERVIDFRVNTLPSRFGEKVCLRLLDSSATQLGLDKLISNPDTLSIVRDLGAKPFGMILVTGPTGSGKSTTLYSLLAERNDPGINISTVEDPIEYTLPGITQCQVNREKGFDFATALRAFMRQDPDVLLVGETRDLETAKTAIEAALTGHLVLSTLHANDAPSTIARLDEMGVEPFMVSAALIGIVSQRLMRRVCTACRVPYHPDEQELGRFGLMASSESKVTFYKAHHHAGNEKVCPKCQGSGYKGRVGVYEVLRMNEEIATVVSKGATTDTIRQLALESGMVTLLGYSLQLVREGHTTLEEVGRMILTDSGLESERRARALSTMTCRGCGAGLQESWLECPYCLTERL; from the coding sequence ATGGACCTGGATGGCTGGAAAGCGATCCCTGCCATTCCGGTGAGCCTGGATGAGCACCACCTGGCCGTCGCCGTTCCGAGTCACTGGGAGGGCCCGCAGGGGGAGGAGCTCGTTTCGCGCCTCTCCAAGCTCAATCGGGAGATTGTTCTGCAGCCGGCCTTGCAGAGCGATCTGGAAGCGGCGTGGACCAACTCCCAGTCCGCTTCAAACAGCGAAACGCAATCCGCTGCAGCCAGCGCAGCCGATGCGGCGGGCACCTCTGAAACCAATGAATCCTCCAGCCAGGACGTTGAAGAGACGGCCGCTTCCTATCTGGAGGAATTCAGCGCGGAAGGGGTTCTGGAGGAAGACCCGGAAGAGCAGGCACAGATCAACAGCAGCACCGTCGATCTCGAGGAAAGCCTGAGGGATGCCGAGGCATCACCGGTGGTGACCCTGGTGGACCGAATCCTGCTGCAGGCGATGTCGGTCAGCGCCAGCGACATTCATGTGGAACCTCAGCAGAAAGGTCTGCGACTGCGCTACCGACAGGACGGCGTGCTGCAGCAGTACATCGAGCCGCTGCCCAGTCGTCTGATTCCTGCCGTTACGTCGCGTTTCAAAATTCTGGCTGACCTCGACATCGCCGAACGACGTCAGGCCCAGGACGGTCGGATCCGCCGCAGATATCGCGAGCGCGTGATTGATTTCAGGGTCAACACCCTGCCAAGCCGCTTCGGTGAAAAAGTCTGTCTGCGACTGCTGGACAGCAGCGCGACGCAACTGGGGCTCGACAAGCTGATCAGCAACCCCGACACCTTGAGCATTGTTCGGGACCTGGGAGCCAAGCCGTTCGGAATGATCCTCGTAACAGGGCCGACCGGCTCAGGAAAATCAACGACGCTGTATTCCCTGCTGGCTGAGCGCAACGACCCCGGCATCAACATCTCCACGGTGGAGGATCCGATCGAGTACACCCTACCGGGCATCACCCAATGTCAGGTGAATCGCGAGAAGGGCTTCGACTTCGCGACGGCCCTGCGGGCCTTCATGCGGCAGGACCCCGACGTGTTGCTGGTGGGGGAAACCAGGGATCTGGAAACTGCGAAAACCGCGATCGAAGCCGCACTCACGGGGCACCTGGTCCTCAGCACCCTGCACGCCAATGACGCTCCCAGCACGATCGCCCGTCTCGATGAGATGGGTGTGGAGCCATTCATGGTGTCTGCCGCACTGATTGGCATCGTTTCCCAGCGTCTGATGAGAAGGGTCTGCACGGCCTGCCGGGTTCCCTACCACCCGGACGAACAGGAACTCGGACGTTTCGGACTGATGGCGAGCAGCGAATCCAAGGTGACCTTCTACAAAGCCCACCATCACGCCGGAAACGAAAAGGTCTGCCCGAAATGCCAGGGAAGCGGGTACAAGGGTCGCGTCGGGGTCTACGAAGTCCTCCGCATGAATGAAGAGATCGCCACCGTGGTCTCGAAGGGAGCAACCACCGACACGATTCGGCAGCTTGCCCTGGAGTCGGGCATGGTGACCCTGCTGGGCTACAGCCTTCAGTTGGTACGCGAGGGACACACCACCCTCGAGGAGGTTGGCCGGATGATCCTCACGGATTCAGGGCTGGAATCCGAGCGTAGAGCTCGCGCGCTCAGCACAATGACCTGTAGGGGGTGTGGTGCCGGTCTCCAGGAGTCCTGGTTGGAATGCCCTTACTGCCTGACTGAACGCCTGTAA
- the grpE gene encoding nucleotide exchange factor GrpE has protein sequence MSGEAPTPEQEQSVEHNEAAAAPEAEATNIDSVSEASGVRDVTAADPSQRLEQLEQELRKLTQEHETLQSQYMRIAADFDNFRKRQSRDQDDLRQQLVCSTLSEILPVVDNFERARQQLNPVGEEALALHRSYQGLYKQLVEVLKQQGVARMEVVGQDFDPTLHEAVLREESHDHHEDVVMEELQRGYHLNGRVLRHAMVKVSMGPGPSSEGSDSVDADQPQAQEG, from the coding sequence ATGAGTGGCGAAGCCCCCACCCCTGAGCAGGAGCAGAGCGTGGAACACAACGAGGCTGCGGCAGCTCCTGAGGCTGAGGCGACGAACATCGACTCCGTCAGTGAGGCCTCAGGCGTTCGTGATGTCACAGCTGCCGATCCCAGTCAGCGCCTTGAACAGCTTGAGCAGGAGCTGCGGAAACTGACCCAGGAACACGAGACGCTGCAATCCCAGTACATGCGCATTGCGGCCGATTTCGACAACTTCCGCAAACGTCAAAGTCGGGATCAGGACGACCTGCGTCAGCAGCTGGTCTGCTCCACACTCAGCGAGATCCTGCCGGTTGTCGACAATTTTGAGCGGGCTCGTCAGCAGCTGAATCCCGTGGGTGAAGAGGCTCTGGCCCTCCATCGCAGCTATCAGGGTCTGTACAAACAACTGGTGGAGGTTCTGAAGCAACAGGGGGTCGCCCGGATGGAGGTGGTTGGTCAGGATTTCGATCCAACCCTCCATGAAGCCGTGTTGCGGGAGGAGAGTCACGACCATCACGAAGATGTGGTGATGGAGGAGCTGCAGCGGGGTTATCACCTCAACGGCAGGGTGCTGCGTCACGCCATGGTGAAAGTGTCAATGGGACCGGGACCGTCATCCGAGGGTTCTGATTCTGTGGATGCTGATCAGCCCCAGGCTCAGGAGGGTTGA
- the dnaJ gene encoding molecular chaperone DnaJ — MANYYDLLGVSRDADADTLKRAYRRLARQYHPDINKEPGAEDRFKEIGRAYEVLNDPQTRARYDQFGEAGLGGAAGAPDMGDMGGFADLFETFFSGFGGAAGGGRPRRRGPQQGDDLRYDLTISFEQAVFGEEQEIKIPHLETCETCGGSGAKPGSGPTTCGTCGGAGQVRRATRTPFGSFTQVAECPNCNGTGQVIADPCGACGGQGVHQVRKKLRINIPAGVDTGTRLRVSGEGNAGPRGGPSGDLYVFLTVKPHPRLQRDGLNVLSEVKVSYLQAILGDSIEVDTVDGSAELELPSGTQPGAVLTMPNKGIPKLGNPVARGDQKVTVTVQLPGRLSDAERGLLEQLAGHHSARGKQHHHHNSGLFARLFGQK; from the coding sequence ATGGCTAATTACTACGACCTCCTGGGCGTTTCCCGTGATGCTGATGCGGACACCCTGAAACGGGCCTATCGGCGCCTGGCTCGTCAGTACCACCCGGACATCAACAAGGAACCTGGCGCTGAGGACCGTTTCAAGGAAATCGGTCGTGCCTATGAGGTGCTCAACGATCCCCAGACCCGGGCCCGTTACGACCAGTTCGGAGAGGCTGGCCTCGGAGGTGCGGCCGGTGCCCCCGACATGGGTGACATGGGGGGATTCGCTGATCTCTTTGAAACGTTTTTCAGCGGTTTCGGTGGAGCTGCCGGCGGCGGTCGTCCACGACGGCGTGGACCGCAGCAGGGAGACGATCTCCGCTACGACCTCACCATCAGTTTCGAGCAGGCGGTCTTCGGCGAGGAGCAGGAGATCAAGATTCCCCATCTGGAGACCTGTGAAACCTGCGGCGGCAGTGGCGCGAAACCCGGCAGCGGACCAACCACCTGCGGGACGTGTGGCGGTGCCGGTCAGGTCCGCCGCGCCACGCGCACTCCATTTGGCAGCTTCACCCAGGTGGCGGAATGTCCGAACTGCAATGGCACCGGTCAGGTGATTGCCGATCCCTGTGGAGCCTGTGGCGGTCAGGGGGTGCACCAGGTGCGCAAGAAACTGCGCATCAACATTCCTGCAGGTGTTGACACCGGGACCCGTCTCAGGGTTTCCGGAGAAGGCAATGCCGGTCCCAGGGGTGGTCCCTCCGGTGATCTCTATGTGTTTCTCACCGTCAAACCCCATCCGCGGCTGCAGCGCGATGGCCTCAACGTTCTCTCCGAAGTCAAGGTGAGTTACCTCCAGGCCATCCTCGGTGATTCGATTGAAGTCGATACGGTTGATGGATCCGCGGAACTTGAACTTCCATCCGGGACGCAGCCTGGGGCGGTGCTCACCATGCCGAACAAGGGCATTCCAAAGCTCGGGAATCCCGTGGCTCGCGGCGATCAGAAAGTCACCGTGACGGTTCAGCTTCCAGGGCGGCTTTCCGATGCAGAGAGGGGATTGCTCGAGCAACTTGCCGGCCACCACTCCGCCCGAGGCAAACAGCACCATCACCACAACAGCGGACTGTTTGCTCGCCTGTTCGGTCAGAAGTGA
- a CDS encoding sulfurtransferase TusA family protein, protein MAVRSLDLRGTPCPVNFIRCRLALESMQSGECLDVQLDRGEPEEMVIPGLRDEGHQVETTNVQPSWVGLTVICGG, encoded by the coding sequence ATGGCCGTTCGTTCCCTGGACCTGCGCGGAACACCCTGTCCGGTGAACTTCATCCGCTGTCGTCTGGCCCTTGAATCGATGCAGTCCGGAGAGTGTCTGGACGTGCAGCTCGATCGAGGCGAACCTGAGGAGATGGTGATTCCGGGCCTGCGAGACGAGGGCCATCAGGTGGAGACCACCAACGTTCAACCGTCCTGGGTTGGCCTTACGGTCATCTGCGGAGGCTGA
- the rsgA gene encoding ribosome small subunit-dependent GTPase A, with product MVVALQANYLEVELDAAPQGIPSRLLCTRRTRLNHRGAAVHVGDRVRLEAVDSHQARAVVAGVEPRNSWLSRPPVANVTAVVVALAVDQPSFDPDQASRFLLTAERTGLSVQLLLTKCDLIGPDQREEYRQRLRGWGYEPLLISSQTGEGISSLKERLLTTSLSVFCGPSGVGKSSALNSLMPQLSLRVAAVSGRLQRGRHTTRHVELFHLVPGVRVADTPGFNRPDLPDDPHELALMFPELRQQLQEWPCRFRDCLHRGEPGCGVETGWERYDIYLRTLNALAGISRPSRGG from the coding sequence ATGGTGGTGGCGCTGCAGGCGAACTATCTCGAGGTTGAGCTTGATGCAGCCCCGCAGGGAATTCCCAGCCGTTTGCTGTGCACACGCCGCACTCGACTGAATCACCGGGGTGCTGCCGTTCACGTTGGTGATCGCGTGCGTCTTGAGGCTGTTGATTCCCATCAGGCCCGTGCAGTCGTTGCGGGCGTTGAACCCCGCAACAGCTGGTTGTCCCGCCCGCCCGTGGCCAATGTCACCGCGGTGGTGGTGGCCCTGGCTGTGGACCAACCCAGCTTTGACCCTGATCAGGCCAGTCGCTTTCTGCTCACAGCGGAGCGCACCGGTCTGTCCGTCCAGCTCCTGCTCACCAAGTGCGATCTGATTGGTCCCGACCAGCGAGAGGAGTACAGGCAACGCCTGCGGGGATGGGGTTATGAACCGCTGCTGATCTCCAGTCAGACCGGTGAAGGCATCAGCTCCCTGAAAGAGCGATTGCTCACCACCTCTCTTTCGGTGTTCTGCGGTCCATCCGGGGTGGGCAAGAGCAGTGCCCTCAACAGCCTCATGCCGCAGCTGAGTCTTCGGGTCGCCGCAGTGTCGGGACGGCTCCAGCGAGGGCGTCACACCACGCGGCATGTCGAGCTGTTCCACCTTGTGCCTGGTGTTCGGGTGGCGGATACACCAGGTTTCAATCGTCCTGACCTGCCGGATGATCCCCATGAGCTGGCCCTCATGTTTCCCGAACTGCGTCAGCAGCTGCAGGAGTGGCCATGTCGCTTCCGCGACTGCCTCCATCGCGGCGAGCCAGGCTGTGGTGTTGAGACCGGCTGGGAGCGCTACGACATTTACCTCAGAACGCTTAATGCCCTTGCTGGAATTAGCCGCCCATCCCGGGGAGGTTGA
- a CDS encoding YbaB/EbfC family nucleoid-associated protein — MAGFGLPNFGQLTEAFRKAQQIQQDAQKLQEELDGMEIEGSSEDGRASIWLSGNQQPLRVRLDPALLSEGQEVCETATLQALQAAYEASTSTMKERMEELTGGLNLNLPGMGG, encoded by the coding sequence ATGGCAGGGTTCGGACTCCCCAATTTCGGACAACTCACCGAAGCGTTCCGCAAAGCCCAGCAGATCCAGCAGGACGCTCAGAAACTGCAGGAGGAATTGGATGGGATGGAGATTGAAGGCAGCAGCGAGGATGGCCGTGCAAGCATCTGGCTTTCCGGCAACCAACAGCCACTGCGCGTTCGACTCGACCCTGCGCTGCTGAGCGAAGGCCAGGAGGTCTGCGAGACCGCGACACTTCAGGCCCTGCAAGCGGCCTATGAAGCCTCCACTTCAACGATGAAGGAGCGAATGGAGGAACTCACGGGTGGACTGAATCTCAACCTCCCCGGGATGGGCGGCTAA
- the murB gene encoding UDP-N-acetylmuramate dehydrogenase, producing MPPLQPRCQAPLSEFTTWRVGGPAEWLAEPTTIDQVTGWLNWANEKGLPCRVIGAGSNLLIHDNGLAGLTICLRRLQGVELDPNTGVVKALAGEPIPSLARKVAQSGLQGLAWAVGIPGTVGGAAVMNAGAQGGSTEEWLDSVEVVSLRGGEPFELTREQLEFDYRHSRLQQEPLLVLSARFQLEPGHDPQQLRRITSGNLSKRTSTQPYTQPSCGSVFRNPEPLKAGRLIEELGLKGTRIGGAEVSTLHANFIVNSGDATADDIDRLIKLVQERVRSHHHLSLHPEVKRLGFT from the coding sequence ATGCCGCCGCTTCAGCCCCGTTGCCAGGCTCCGCTCTCCGAATTCACAACCTGGAGAGTCGGCGGCCCGGCCGAGTGGTTGGCTGAACCCACCACCATCGATCAGGTCACGGGCTGGTTGAACTGGGCAAACGAGAAAGGGCTTCCCTGCCGTGTCATTGGAGCCGGTTCCAATCTGCTGATCCATGACAATGGACTGGCCGGCCTGACCATCTGTCTGCGTCGACTCCAGGGGGTCGAACTGGATCCGAACACCGGGGTTGTGAAGGCTCTGGCCGGAGAGCCGATCCCTTCCCTGGCACGCAAGGTTGCGCAATCCGGACTGCAGGGTTTGGCATGGGCTGTGGGAATTCCTGGAACAGTCGGCGGAGCAGCCGTGATGAATGCCGGAGCGCAGGGCGGCAGCACCGAGGAATGGCTGGATTCCGTGGAGGTCGTGTCTCTTCGAGGTGGTGAGCCGTTCGAACTCACGCGCGAACAACTTGAGTTCGACTACCGCCACAGTCGCCTGCAGCAGGAACCGCTGCTGGTGCTGTCCGCCCGATTCCAGCTGGAGCCAGGCCACGACCCTCAGCAATTGCGTCGGATCACAAGCGGAAATCTCAGCAAGAGGACCAGCACACAGCCCTACACGCAACCAAGCTGCGGCAGCGTGTTTCGCAATCCTGAACCGTTGAAGGCCGGTCGCCTGATCGAGGAACTCGGGCTGAAAGGCACGCGAATCGGTGGAGCGGAGGTGTCGACGCTGCACGCCAACTTCATTGTCAATAGCGGCGATGCAACGGCAGATGACATCGACCGACTGATCAAGCTGGTGCAGGAGCGCGTCAGGTCGCACCACCATCTGTCGCTGCATCCTGAAGTGAAACGCCTTGGCTTCACGTAA
- the murC gene encoding UDP-N-acetylmuramate--L-alanine ligase: MSRTLGSHQRVHFIGVGGIGMSALAVILAKRNHSVSGSDSRENTTVQQLRDQGIRVFSEQSTATIRTLADEDGKPPIVVVSTAIPESNPELREARRSGLEIWHRSDLLAALIALQPSIAVAGSHGKTTTSTLTTTLLHAAGEDPTAIIGGIVPCLGSNGHCGEGRLLIAEADESDGSLVKFQPSLGVITNLELDHTDHYSGLDDLIATLQRFGKGCDRLLANADDPILREHFQADAWWSVKRSDDVDYASIPHQLDGDRCLATFHEHGEAVGEFTLPMPGLHNLSNATAALAACRLEGIPFETLRQCLAVLQTPGRRFDHRGTWKGRHIVDDYAHHPSEVKATLDMAGLMVKSGRSPLPSAPQRVVAVFQPHRYSRTSEFLDAFAEALLNCDVLLLAPIYSAGESPLEGVSSHALAQQVRQLKPELQLQVADTLDELIEQVQTVSLADDLVLAMGAGDVNSLWQRLERSERSNPASTAVTV; encoded by the coding sequence TTGTCACGTACTCTCGGTTCCCACCAACGCGTTCATTTCATTGGTGTTGGCGGCATAGGAATGTCGGCGTTGGCCGTGATCCTGGCCAAACGTAACCATTCGGTGAGCGGTTCCGACTCCCGGGAGAACACTACGGTCCAGCAACTAAGAGATCAAGGCATCAGGGTCTTTTCCGAGCAATCGACTGCAACCATCCGGACGCTCGCTGATGAAGACGGAAAGCCACCGATCGTTGTGGTCAGTACGGCCATTCCAGAGTCAAATCCTGAACTCAGAGAAGCCCGCAGAAGCGGACTGGAGATCTGGCACCGCTCCGATCTTCTGGCCGCTCTGATCGCGCTGCAACCGTCCATTGCTGTTGCCGGAAGTCACGGAAAAACGACAACCAGCACCCTGACCACGACACTGCTTCATGCAGCTGGAGAGGACCCGACCGCCATTATTGGAGGCATCGTCCCCTGTCTGGGCAGCAACGGACATTGCGGAGAAGGACGACTCCTGATTGCCGAAGCCGATGAATCCGATGGCTCGTTGGTGAAATTTCAACCGTCCCTTGGTGTGATCACCAACCTGGAGCTGGATCACACCGACCACTACAGCGGGCTCGACGATCTCATCGCAACCCTGCAACGCTTCGGCAAAGGATGCGATCGGCTCCTAGCGAATGCCGATGATCCGATCCTGCGAGAACACTTTCAAGCCGACGCCTGGTGGTCGGTCAAGCGCAGTGATGATGTCGATTACGCATCAATCCCCCATCAGCTTGATGGCGATCGCTGCCTGGCAACGTTCCATGAACATGGCGAGGCCGTTGGCGAGTTCACGTTGCCGATGCCAGGCCTTCACAACCTGAGTAATGCGACCGCCGCCTTGGCCGCCTGCCGACTGGAAGGGATTCCATTCGAGACCCTGCGACAGTGCCTTGCAGTGCTGCAGACACCCGGTCGTCGTTTTGACCATCGAGGCACCTGGAAGGGGCGCCACATCGTTGATGACTACGCCCATCACCCAAGTGAAGTGAAGGCCACCCTGGACATGGCAGGACTGATGGTGAAAAGCGGCCGTAGTCCTCTTCCATCAGCACCGCAACGTGTGGTCGCCGTCTTTCAGCCTCATCGCTACTCGCGAACCAGTGAATTTCTAGATGCGTTCGCGGAAGCGCTCCTCAACTGCGATGTCCTGCTTCTCGCCCCGATTTACTCCGCTGGAGAATCCCCCCTGGAGGGAGTCAGCAGCCATGCTCTTGCCCAGCAGGTTCGACAGCTGAAACCTGAGCTGCAACTGCAGGTTGCTGACACCTTGGATGAACTGATCGAACAGGTTCAGACCGTAAGTCTTGCTGACGATCTTGTCCTCGCCATGGGTGCAGGTGACGTCAACAGTCTCTGGCAAAGGTTGGAGCGCAGCGAACGATCCAACCCCGCCTCCACGGCGGTCACGGTCTGA
- the gap gene encoding type I glyceraldehyde-3-phosphate dehydrogenase, protein MTLRVAINGFGRIGRNVMRGWISRGNDTGLEIVGMNSTSDPKTSAHLLTYDSILGKLDPSVQIETTDDTMVVNGKEVKFFADRNPLNCPWKDWGVDLVIESTGVFNTDEKASKHLEAGASKVILTAPGKGVGVGTFVVGVNDDQYRHEDWNILSNASCTTNCLAPIVKVLDQNFGIDWGLMTTIHSYTGDQRILDNSHRDLRRARAAALNMVPTTTGAAKAVALVYPEVKGKLTGFAMRVPTPNVSAVDLTFGPSRATSVDEVKAVIKAASENGMKGIIKYSDLPLVSTDYAGTNESTIFDADLTYSMGDKAVKILAWYDNEWGYSQRVVDLAEVVARNWK, encoded by the coding sequence ATGACCCTGCGCGTTGCGATCAATGGATTTGGCCGGATTGGTCGCAACGTGATGCGGGGTTGGATCAGCCGTGGCAACGACACCGGTCTCGAGATCGTGGGGATGAACTCCACATCCGACCCGAAGACCAGCGCTCACCTGCTGACCTACGACTCGATCCTGGGCAAACTCGATCCCAGCGTGCAGATCGAAACCACCGACGACACGATGGTGGTCAATGGCAAGGAAGTGAAATTCTTCGCCGATCGCAACCCCCTGAACTGCCCCTGGAAGGACTGGGGCGTGGATCTTGTCATCGAGTCCACGGGTGTGTTCAACACCGATGAGAAGGCCAGCAAGCACCTTGAAGCTGGTGCCAGCAAGGTGATTCTGACGGCCCCTGGCAAAGGCGTTGGTGTCGGAACCTTTGTCGTCGGCGTCAACGATGATCAGTATCGGCACGAGGATTGGAACATCCTGTCCAACGCCAGCTGCACCACCAACTGTCTGGCGCCGATTGTCAAGGTTCTCGATCAGAACTTCGGGATCGACTGGGGTCTGATGACCACCATTCACAGCTACACGGGTGACCAGCGGATCCTGGACAACAGCCACAGGGATCTCCGTCGCGCCCGTGCTGCTGCTCTCAACATGGTCCCGACGACCACCGGTGCAGCCAAGGCCGTCGCCCTGGTGTATCCCGAGGTGAAGGGCAAGCTCACGGGCTTCGCCATGCGGGTGCCGACTCCCAACGTATCCGCTGTCGACCTCACCTTCGGTCCTTCACGCGCCACCAGCGTCGATGAAGTGAAGGCCGTGATCAAGGCTGCATCCGAAAACGGCATGAAGGGCATCATCAAGTACAGCGATCTCCCTCTGGTGTCCACTGATTACGCCGGCACCAATGAATCCACCATCTTTGATGCGGACCTCACCTACTCCATGGGAGACAAGGCGGTGAAGATCCTTGCCTGGTACGACAACGAGTGGGGTTACAGCCAGCGCGTGGTGGATCTGGCTGAAGTGGTTGCCCGCAACTGGAAGTGA